The Medicago truncatula cultivar Jemalong A17 chromosome 4, MtrunA17r5.0-ANR, whole genome shotgun sequence genome includes a region encoding these proteins:
- the LOC25494351 gene encoding glutathione S-transferase zeta class isoform X2 has translation MASSSEEQQHNSISKLILYSYWRSSCAFRVRIALNLKGLKYEYKAVDLFKGEQYHPDFLKLNPVGFVPVLVDGPAVIFDSFAIIMYLEDKFPQQHPLLPTDIHKRAINFQVVSIVSSSIQPLQNLNTLKYIEKKVSPDEKLPWVQSVIRKGFTALEKLLKEHAGKYATGDEVFMNEFPTLSRLHETYNEIPAFRETLPENQPDAAGYLSQ, from the exons ATG GCAAGTTCAAGTgaagaacaacaacataataGTATTAGTAAGCTGATTCTGTATTCATATTGGAGAAGTTCATGTGCCTTCCGAGTTCGAATTGCTCTAAACCTCAAAGGTCTCAAGTACGAGTACAAAGCAGTTGATCTTTTTAAGGGAGAACAATATCATCCTG ATTTTCTCAAGCTCAACCCTGTTGGTTTTGTTCCTGTTCTTGTCGATGGCCCTGCTGTTATTTTTGACTCTTTCGCCATTATAATG TATTTGGAGGATAAGTTTCCTCAACAACATCCTTTGCTCCCTACTGATATTCACAAAAGAGCTATCAATTTTCAG GTTGTCAGTATTGTTTCTTCATCAATACAACCTCTTCAAAACCTTAATACCTTG AAGTACATTGAGAAAAAAGTTAGCCCTGATGAAAAACTTCCATGGGTCCAGAGTGTAATTAGAAAAGGCTTCACAG CACTTGAAAAGCTATTAAAAGAACACGCTGGGAAATATGCTACTGGAGATGAAGTTTTCATG AATGAGTTCCCTACTCTATCAAGATTACACGAGACATATAATGAGATCCCAGCATTCCGGGAGACGTTGCCAGAGAATCAGCCAGATGCAGCAGGCTACCTGAGTCAATAA
- the LOC25494351 gene encoding glutathione S-transferase zeta class isoform X1, with amino-acid sequence MASSSEEQQHNSISKLILYSYWRSSCAFRVRIALNLKGLKYEYKAVDLFKGEQYHPDFLKLNPVGFVPVLVDGPAVIFDSFAIIMYLEDKFPQQHPLLPTDIHKRAINFQVVSIVSSSIQPLQNLNTLKYIEKKVSPDEKLPWVQSVIRKGFTALEKLLKEHAGKYATGDEVFMADIFLAPQLDAASKRFNIDMNEFPTLSRLHETYNEIPAFRETLPENQPDAAGYLSQ; translated from the exons ATG GCAAGTTCAAGTgaagaacaacaacataataGTATTAGTAAGCTGATTCTGTATTCATATTGGAGAAGTTCATGTGCCTTCCGAGTTCGAATTGCTCTAAACCTCAAAGGTCTCAAGTACGAGTACAAAGCAGTTGATCTTTTTAAGGGAGAACAATATCATCCTG ATTTTCTCAAGCTCAACCCTGTTGGTTTTGTTCCTGTTCTTGTCGATGGCCCTGCTGTTATTTTTGACTCTTTCGCCATTATAATG TATTTGGAGGATAAGTTTCCTCAACAACATCCTTTGCTCCCTACTGATATTCACAAAAGAGCTATCAATTTTCAG GTTGTCAGTATTGTTTCTTCATCAATACAACCTCTTCAAAACCTTAATACCTTG AAGTACATTGAGAAAAAAGTTAGCCCTGATGAAAAACTTCCATGGGTCCAGAGTGTAATTAGAAAAGGCTTCACAG CACTTGAAAAGCTATTAAAAGAACACGCTGGGAAATATGCTACTGGAGATGAAGTTTTCATG GCGGATATATTTTTAGCCCCTCAGTTAGATGCTGCTTCTAAGAGATTCAACATTGACATG AATGAGTTCCCTACTCTATCAAGATTACACGAGACATATAATGAGATCCCAGCATTCCGGGAGACGTTGCCAGAGAATCAGCCAGATGCAGCAGGCTACCTGAGTCAATAA
- the LOC25494352 gene encoding glutathione S-transferase zeta class, whose product MSMASTSVIVEEEKQLILYSYWRSSCSFRVRIALNLKGLKYDYKAVNLLKGEQSHPDFLQLNPVGFVPVLVDGPAVIFDSFAIIMYLEDKFPQQHPLLPTDIHKRAINFQAVSIVSSSIQPLHNLNLLKYVEGKVGPDEKLPWVQNVIKKGFTALEKLLKEHTGRYATGDEVFMADIFLAPQLHAASKRFNIHMNEFPILSRLHETYYEIPAFRDALPENQPDAMG is encoded by the exons ATGTCAATG gcAAGCACAAGTGTTattgttgaagaagaaaaacagtTGATCCTGTATTCGTATTGGAGGAGTTCGTGTTCCTTTCGTGTCCGAATCGCTCTCAACCTCAAAG GTCTCAAATATGATTACAAAGCAGTTAATCTGTTGAAGGGAGAACAATCTCATCCTG ATTTTCTCCAGCTCAACCCTGTTGGTTTTGTTCCTGTTCTTGTCGATGGCCCTGCTGTTATTTTTGACTCTTTCGCCATTATCATG TATTTGGAGGATAAGTTTCCTCAACAGCATCCTTTGCTCCCTACTGATATTCACAAAAGAGCTATCAATTTTCAG GCTGTCAGTATTGTTTCTTCATCAATACAACCCCTTCATAACCTAAATCTCCTG AAGTACGTTGAGGGAAAAGTTGGCCCTGATGAAAAACTTCCATGGGTCcagaatgtaataaaaaaaggcTTCACAG CCCTTGAAAAGCTATTGAAAGAACACACTGGGAGGTATGCTACTGGAGACGAAGTTTTCATG GCGGATATATTTTTAGCACCTCAGTTACATGCTGCATCTAAGAGATTCAACATTCACATG AATGAGTTTCCTATTCTATCAAGATTACATGAGACATATTATGAGATCCCAGCATTCCGGGATGCTTTGCCAGAGAATCAGCCAGATGCAATGGGCTAG